From the Leptolyngbya sp. O-77 genome, one window contains:
- the gloA gene encoding lactoylglutathione lyase, whose product MRMLHTMLRVGNLEKSLAFYCNVLGMKLLRQKDYPGGEFTLAFVGYGDEADHTVLELTYNWGTDKYDLGNGYGHIALGVEDIYKTCDRIRELGGKVTREPGPMKHGSTVIAFVEDPDGYKVELIQLGTQGSAQKQETAATA is encoded by the coding sequence ATGAGAATGCTGCATACGATGTTGCGCGTAGGCAACCTGGAAAAGTCGCTGGCGTTTTATTGCAACGTGCTGGGAATGAAGCTGCTGCGCCAGAAAGATTATCCCGGTGGCGAGTTCACGCTGGCGTTTGTGGGCTATGGCGACGAGGCAGATCACACCGTGCTGGAATTGACCTACAACTGGGGCACTGATAAGTATGACTTGGGCAATGGCTATGGCCACATTGCGCTGGGCGTGGAAGATATTTACAAGACGTGCGATCGCATTCGAGAACTGGGCGGCAAGGTGACGCGAGAACCTGGCCCAATGAAGCATGGCTCGACGGTGATTGCTTTTGTGGAGGATCCCGACGGCTATAAGGTGGAACTGATTCAACTGGGCACCCAGGGATCGGCACAAAAGCAGGAAACGGCCGCAACCGCATAG